A genomic region of Candidatus Polarisedimenticolaceae bacterium contains the following coding sequences:
- a CDS encoding sulfatase-like hydrolase/transferase, which translates to MSKGIRPGLAAALTALCVVAACRPAETEHARHVILVTLDTVRADRIGCYGRPSAGTPWLDGLAARGMRVERAYAPAPITLPSHVSLLSGLIPPHTGVHDNGDTKTVPGVRMLAERLSEAGFFTAAAVGGFPVASRFPVARGFQQFDDRFVDARNPAGLERDAGEVVRAAIRAASGRGGRRLFLWVHLFDAHDPYEPPDPWRSRYKEDPYQGEIARVDAALADLESGLRPVLGAEPTLWVVVSDHGEGLGEHGEETHGFFLYEPTVRVPLLLAGPGVEAGRVIPGPVGTVDVTPTILDRVGVPVPPGLDGRPVTASGSGRPIAIETLLPARHYGWSALHSAVDGRKKYIEAPRAEFYDVVDDPQEAHNRLGEWNEEAEELAGWLRELRGSGRDASAASPDPRLASLGYVGSGASKPRNGAPADPKDMLAIYRDFQRVGRLLESGRPQDALPVLDRLTRAGETDGIRFQRARALRMLGRLSEASEELAQLEGFPGASLERARIAAAMGDGPRTLREANKHLLEAPSDAEGLLFRGAGREMTGDPGAAEADYRAALEVNPAFGAASLRLIRLVVLAGRVEEARSLLRLHLTRHPDDTLARNLLAEL; encoded by the coding sequence TTGAGCAAGGGCATACGGCCGGGCCTCGCCGCCGCCCTGACGGCGCTTTGCGTCGTCGCCGCCTGCCGGCCCGCCGAGACCGAACACGCCCGGCACGTGATCCTGGTGACGCTGGACACCGTCCGCGCGGATCGAATCGGTTGTTACGGGAGGCCCTCCGCGGGGACGCCCTGGCTCGACGGCCTCGCAGCGCGCGGGATGCGGGTGGAGCGCGCCTACGCCCCAGCGCCGATCACGCTCCCGTCGCACGTCTCGCTGCTCAGCGGACTGATTCCCCCCCACACGGGGGTGCACGACAACGGCGACACGAAGACCGTTCCGGGCGTCCGGATGCTCGCCGAACGCCTGTCGGAAGCGGGGTTCTTCACCGCGGCCGCCGTCGGCGGATTCCCGGTAGCCTCGCGTTTCCCCGTCGCGAGAGGCTTCCAGCAATTCGACGACCGGTTCGTGGACGCGAGGAATCCCGCGGGGCTCGAACGGGATGCCGGGGAAGTCGTCCGTGCGGCCATCAGGGCGGCGTCGGGTCGCGGCGGTCGCCGCTTGTTCCTCTGGGTCCACCTGTTCGACGCACACGACCCCTACGAACCTCCGGATCCCTGGCGATCGCGATACAAGGAGGATCCGTACCAGGGAGAGATCGCGAGGGTCGATGCCGCCCTGGCCGATCTCGAGAGCGGACTGCGGCCCGTGCTCGGGGCCGAGCCCACGCTCTGGGTGGTGGTGTCCGACCACGGCGAGGGTCTGGGGGAACACGGTGAGGAAACCCACGGCTTCTTTCTCTACGAACCGACCGTCCGTGTCCCGCTGCTCCTCGCCGGGCCGGGAGTCGAAGCCGGCCGCGTAATCCCGGGACCGGTCGGCACCGTCGACGTGACCCCAACCATCCTCGACCGAGTTGGCGTCCCGGTCCCTCCAGGGCTCGACGGACGCCCCGTAACCGCGTCCGGCTCCGGTCGACCCATCGCGATCGAAACGCTGCTGCCGGCCCGGCATTACGGATGGAGTGCGCTCCATTCCGCGGTGGACGGGCGCAAGAAGTACATCGAGGCGCCTCGAGCGGAGTTCTACGACGTCGTGGACGATCCGCAGGAGGCCCACAACCGCCTCGGCGAGTGGAACGAGGAAGCCGAGGAGCTGGCGGGCTGGCTTCGGGAGTTGCGCGGATCGGGGCGCGACGCTTCCGCCGCGTCGCCGGACCCTCGCTTGGCGAGCCTCGGGTACGTGGGTTCCGGGGCGAGCAAGCCTCGAAACGGAGCGCCCGCGGATCCCAAGGACATGCTCGCGATCTACCGCGACTTCCAACGTGTAGGCAGGCTCCTGGAGTCAGGCCGTCCCCAAGACGCCCTCCCCGTCCTCGATCGGCTGACCCGGGCCGGTGAGACCGACGGAATCCGATTCCAGCGGGCGCGGGCGCTCCGCATGCTCGGGCGCCTCTCGGAGGCCTCGGAGGAGCTCGCTCAGCTCGAGGGCTTTCCCGGCGCCTCGCTGGAACGAGCACGGATCGCTGCGGCCATGGGGGACGGCCCCCGGACCCTTCGCGAGGCGAACAAGCATCTCCTGGAGGCACCGAGTGACGCCGAAGGCCTCCTCTTCCGGGGAGCGGGGCGGGAGATGACCGGAGACCCCGGGGCGGCCGAGGCGGACTACCGCGCCGCTCTGGAGGTGAACCCGGCGTTCGGCGCGGCCTCCCTCCGCCTCATCCGGCTGGTCGTGCTCGCCGGCAGGGTCGAGGAGGCACGTTCGCTGCTTCGGCTGCACCTCACCCGTCATCCCGACGATACACTCGCTCGGAACCTGCTCGCGGAGCTGTAG
- a CDS encoding VWA domain-containing protein: protein MMLALTGPALAIERASEPAAPASPIDTGYEERVTVQLVQINFIAVDKSGRPVVDLKPEEIEIIHGRERQTVAFLQPYYQPLAEEAPYESAPQGAGGRPEPTPAQGTAPTLRPDTTTRRWFLLVFDNYLTSPRTRLESIEAARSFVSQKLGPLDRVGIAVFDGTLQVLQNYTSDQSKLLGALTRALQFTEHAAEDRSRAVKGLVDSMEHCATAVDAPSRPLCAQRIVDDYENTRVREADALATAVVTLLRSSRAIPDPKAVILFSEGFPQDPGQDARDAAEAAMGSEVSRYVSSRNRHTMREKIDAIVVAAAETKASFFTINPGGASRLTTISAANGRFADNRTNVIQVDPYRTAELNAQNSLSDVATRTGGVALQGADVRRELERIDALSPALYTVGYYPTLKALLDDRREARIRILRKGVRAEYRREAGPLRDAPPLVGSLEVEPESCGADGRRNVVVRLRLDRSSLTFSRQKKSVTANFSVYTRFVPAGRVVATSDDYRFFNISNTGEEHASGEIPNPVIEQRFALPCAAVTIHVTASDGTSGAIGDFSGSVGP from the coding sequence ATGATGCTCGCCCTCACGGGCCCGGCCTTGGCGATCGAACGCGCCTCGGAACCTGCCGCTCCCGCTTCACCCATCGATACGGGCTACGAGGAGCGCGTAACCGTTCAGCTCGTGCAGATCAACTTCATCGCGGTGGACAAATCCGGCCGGCCGGTCGTCGACTTGAAGCCCGAAGAGATCGAGATCATCCACGGGCGTGAGAGGCAGACGGTCGCCTTCCTGCAGCCCTATTATCAGCCGCTCGCCGAAGAGGCGCCGTACGAATCAGCACCCCAGGGGGCCGGCGGGCGCCCCGAACCGACGCCGGCGCAGGGAACCGCTCCGACGCTGCGGCCAGACACGACCACGCGGCGCTGGTTCCTGCTCGTCTTCGACAACTACCTGACCTCACCACGAACCCGGCTCGAGTCGATCGAGGCCGCGCGGTCATTCGTGTCGCAGAAGCTGGGCCCGCTCGACCGCGTGGGTATCGCTGTTTTCGACGGCACCTTGCAGGTTCTCCAGAACTACACTTCGGACCAATCGAAATTGCTCGGCGCGTTGACCCGAGCGTTGCAGTTCACCGAGCACGCGGCGGAAGATCGGTCCCGCGCGGTGAAGGGCCTCGTGGATTCCATGGAACATTGCGCGACGGCGGTCGATGCGCCGTCGCGTCCGCTGTGCGCGCAGCGCATTGTCGACGACTACGAGAACACGCGCGTTCGGGAAGCGGACGCCCTCGCGACGGCGGTCGTGACCCTCTTGCGATCGTCGCGCGCGATTCCCGACCCGAAGGCGGTGATCCTGTTCTCCGAGGGTTTCCCCCAGGATCCGGGCCAGGACGCCCGCGACGCGGCCGAGGCTGCGATGGGCTCCGAAGTGTCCCGGTACGTGTCGTCGCGCAATCGCCACACGATGCGTGAGAAGATCGACGCCATCGTCGTCGCGGCTGCGGAAACCAAGGCCTCCTTCTTCACGATCAATCCTGGGGGTGCGTCCCGGCTTACCACGATCAGCGCGGCGAACGGGCGTTTCGCGGACAACCGCACCAACGTCATTCAGGTCGACCCGTACCGAACCGCGGAGTTGAACGCGCAGAATTCGCTTTCGGACGTCGCCACACGCACGGGCGGTGTGGCGCTTCAGGGCGCGGACGTCAGACGCGAGTTGGAGCGGATCGACGCGCTGTCGCCCGCCCTTTACACGGTCGGCTACTACCCTACGTTGAAGGCGCTGCTGGACGACCGTCGGGAAGCGAGGATCCGGATCCTCCGGAAGGGCGTTCGGGCCGAATACCGGCGTGAGGCCGGCCCCCTGCGCGACGCGCCGCCGCTTGTCGGCTCCCTCGAGGTCGAGCCGGAATCCTGCGGTGCGGACGGCCGGCGAAACGTCGTCGTCCGGCTTCGCCTGGATCGATCGAGCCTCACCTTCAGTCGGCAGAAGAAGAGCGTAACGGCCAACTTCTCCGTCTACACGCGATTCGTTCCCGCCGGTCGCGTCGTCGCGACCTCGGACGACTATCGCTTCTTCAATATCAGCAACACCGGGGAGGAGCACGCCTCGGGCGAGATTCCGAACCCCGTGATCGAACAGCGCTTCGCCCTTCCCTGCGCGGCCGTGACGATCCACGTCACCGCGTCCGACGGGACCTCCGGGGCGATCGGCGACTTCTCGGGATCCGTAGGGCCTTGA
- a CDS encoding tetratricopeptide repeat protein, with the protein MTAMRGMGIALGFVAAVAMPLSARAQRPGAVTFEGTVATADGTPVAEAEVSAITAPERGGTKSIKTKKDGRFKIPFLNPGPYRLAVTKGDLKLGALHVVVKNIRKDVTFDADVAVSDGRTTEEMGIEPSSTVQFTAILGVPVASGGGVPAAGGPDMLGEASRAIRESRHAEAEGMLKNFLEANPDDPAALYLLGVCTLQVGRAAEAKVHLERALELNPAQPGVRAQLATASYESGDKERAVTLLREEADLSPGEAAPFVNLGIILLDLGRKEEAAKAFEQAVALAPSDAGAYLELVSLYTDLGREADAEAILKQLESVAKPDPKRWFNIGANYSNRGDEDKAEMAYRKSLEVDPDFPEGNRELGFTLLRKGDMKGAITFLETYLKVSPNAADKAEVQEMLKEARKSTK; encoded by the coding sequence ATGACCGCAATGCGAGGCATGGGAATAGCGTTGGGTTTCGTCGCCGCGGTGGCGATGCCTTTATCGGCCCGGGCTCAGCGACCGGGAGCCGTCACGTTCGAGGGCACCGTCGCGACCGCGGACGGTACGCCCGTTGCGGAGGCTGAGGTCTCAGCGATCACCGCGCCCGAGCGAGGGGGCACGAAGTCGATCAAGACGAAGAAGGACGGGCGATTCAAGATCCCGTTCCTCAATCCCGGTCCTTATCGACTCGCCGTGACGAAGGGCGACCTGAAGCTCGGTGCCCTCCACGTCGTGGTGAAGAACATCCGCAAGGACGTCACGTTCGACGCGGATGTGGCCGTCTCAGACGGTCGAACGACCGAGGAAATGGGCATCGAGCCTTCCTCCACCGTGCAATTCACTGCGATCCTCGGGGTTCCGGTCGCGAGCGGGGGAGGAGTCCCCGCCGCGGGCGGGCCGGACATGCTCGGCGAAGCGAGCCGGGCGATCCGTGAAAGCCGACATGCGGAAGCCGAAGGGATGCTGAAGAACTTCCTCGAGGCCAACCCGGACGATCCTGCGGCGCTCTACCTGCTCGGCGTGTGCACCCTCCAAGTCGGGCGCGCCGCCGAAGCGAAGGTCCACCTGGAGCGGGCGCTCGAATTGAATCCCGCTCAGCCGGGTGTCCGCGCGCAACTGGCCACGGCAAGTTACGAGTCCGGGGACAAGGAGCGGGCCGTGACGCTGCTCCGGGAGGAGGCCGACCTGTCGCCGGGGGAGGCTGCACCGTTCGTCAACCTCGGGATCATCCTGCTGGACCTGGGTCGCAAAGAAGAGGCTGCAAAGGCCTTCGAGCAAGCGGTGGCCCTGGCCCCGTCCGATGCGGGCGCATACCTGGAGTTGGTGTCGCTGTACACCGACCTCGGGCGCGAGGCGGACGCGGAGGCGATCCTCAAGCAGCTGGAGAGCGTCGCCAAGCCCGATCCCAAGCGGTGGTTCAACATCGGCGCGAACTACTCGAATCGGGGCGACGAGGACAAGGCGGAGATGGCCTATCGCAAGTCCCTGGAGGTCGACCCCGACTTCCCCGAGGGAAACCGCGAGCTCGGGTTCACCTTGCTGCGAAAGGGCGACATGAAAGGGGCGATCACCTTCCTGGAGACCTACCTGAAAGTGAGCCCCAACGCGGCGGACAAGGCCGAAGTCCAGGAGATGCTGAAGGAGGCGCGGAAGTCGACGAAATGA